The stretch of DNA GTGCGGGCGACGTCGATCTGCAGACGCCGCTCGTGCAGATGGGCGAGATCGGAATCTTCACCAAGACCCTCGAGGCGGCGCTGCTCGGCGGGAAGATCGACCTGGCCGTGCACTCGTTGAAGGACGTGCCCGCGGCACTGGCCGACGACACCGAGATGGTCGCGGTGAGCG from Candidatus Krumholzibacteriia bacterium encodes:
- the hemC gene encoding hydroxymethylbilane synthase (transformation of porphobilinogen to hydroxymethylbilane in porphyrin biosynthesis), whose translation is MTQVPDLVRLGTRGSPLALWQAHWCRDALLAAHPGLRVEVVEVESAGDVDLQTPLVQMGEIGIFTKTLEAALLGGKIDLAVHSLKDVPAALADDTEMVAVS